From Ktedonobacterales bacterium, a single genomic window includes:
- a CDS encoding DedA family protein has protein sequence MEHLIVASITESIIDLIRNWYVTFGYLGIVLAMAIESCCIPLPSEIVMPLAGIYIVAAAGPSAFLPSLIGVAVAGAVGCLIGSIVAYGIGRAGGRPMLLKYGRYVLISQADSDRADRWFGRFGPPVAFFSRLLPVVRTYISLPAGIYRMNFVKFCIYTVLGSLPWCFVLAFAGYKLGDQFEELGSIFHGADIVIGIVIVALAALYIYRHIKHERAARAAQAARMAQAQRRPDNWSTHQSEWEPRREVGRQGRVREEWNQEDMSGGQGYPGHQRMPDNQGPRRPR, from the coding sequence ATGGAACATCTCATCGTAGCAAGCATCACTGAGAGTATTATTGATCTTATTCGCAACTGGTATGTCACCTTTGGGTATCTGGGTATCGTCCTGGCAATGGCAATTGAAAGCTGTTGTATTCCACTGCCCAGCGAAATTGTGATGCCGCTCGCGGGCATCTATATTGTGGCTGCCGCTGGTCCGTCTGCCTTTCTGCCCTCGCTGATCGGGGTGGCGGTGGCAGGCGCTGTTGGGTGCCTGATTGGATCAATTGTGGCCTATGGGATTGGCCGCGCGGGTGGCCGCCCGATGCTGCTGAAGTATGGGCGCTATGTCTTGATCTCGCAGGCTGATTCGGACCGCGCGGACCGCTGGTTTGGGCGTTTTGGCCCACCAGTGGCGTTTTTCTCACGCCTCTTGCCGGTGGTGCGCACGTATATCTCGTTGCCCGCTGGTATCTATCGCATGAACTTCGTAAAGTTCTGCATCTACACGGTGCTGGGTTCGCTCCCCTGGTGCTTTGTGCTGGCGTTTGCCGGTTATAAGCTGGGCGACCAATTCGAGGAACTTGGGTCCATCTTTCATGGAGCCGATATTGTAATTGGGATCGTGATTGTGGCGTTGGCGGCCCTCTACATCTATCGCCACATCAAGCATGAGCGCGCGGCGCGGGCAGCGCAGGCAGCGCGCATGGCCCAGGCGCAGCGACGGCCTGATAATTGGTCTACCCATCAATCAGAGTGGGAGCCGCGTCGGGAAGTTGGTAGGCAAGGGCGGGTACGCGAAGAGTGGAATCAGGAGGATATGAGCGGGGGCCAGGGGTATCCAGGCCACCAGCGGATGCCTGATAACCAGGGACCGAGGCGGCCCCGTTAG
- the pcaH gene encoding protocatechuate 3,4-dioxygenase subunit beta: MNQITIGDIVRGDQEIFPPYLYEAYQSTRRRAPMLALIDVPLTLSELTGPGPTISVVTAEDADLTRNAGTGGEAIGQRIIMTGRVLDHHGNPVPNTLLEIWQANAAGRYLHKRDQWPGPLDPNFLGMGRCLTNDAGVYRFLTIRPGAYPWKNHPNAWRPAHIHFSLFGPSILSRLVTQMYFPDDPLHALDPILNAVPTEAARQRLIAAYDHTVTEPEWALGYRWDIVLRGPDATPFESSPSGETRR, from the coding sequence ATGAACCAGATCACGATTGGCGACATCGTTCGGGGAGATCAGGAGATTTTCCCGCCCTACCTGTATGAAGCCTATCAGTCCACGCGGCGTCGGGCGCCGATGCTTGCGCTCATAGATGTGCCTCTGACGCTTTCGGAGTTGACTGGCCCTGGACCCACCATCAGCGTCGTGACAGCGGAAGATGCCGACCTCACGAGGAACGCCGGAACTGGCGGCGAGGCTATAGGGCAGCGCATCATTATGACCGGGCGCGTCCTTGACCATCATGGGAATCCCGTACCGAACACGCTTCTGGAGATCTGGCAGGCCAATGCTGCTGGCCGTTACCTTCACAAACGCGATCAATGGCCGGGGCCGCTCGATCCAAACTTCCTGGGCATGGGGCGCTGTTTGACCAATGACGCGGGCGTCTATCGGTTCCTGACGATCCGCCCAGGCGCGTACCCCTGGAAGAACCACCCCAACGCCTGGCGTCCTGCCCACATTCATTTCTCGCTGTTCGGCCCATCCATCCTGTCGCGCCTGGTGACGCAGATGTACTTCCCCGACGATCCGCTTCACGCCCTCGATCCCATCCTGAACGCTGTACCAACGGAAGCCGCGCGCCAACGCCTGATCGCTGCTTACGACCATACCGTCACCGAGCCAGAATGGGCGCTTGGGTATCGCTGGGATATTGTCCTGCGCGGGCCAGACGCCACCCCATTCGAGTCTTCGCCATCAGGAGAGACAAGACGATGA
- a CDS encoding NADH-ubiquinone oxidoreductase-F iron-sulfur binding region domain-containing protein yields MPELEYHLLRQPGPPAVRTLEEYRRAGGYQALERALQQLSPDQVIEQIRASGLRGRGGAGVPVADKWLIAHDEVEEPKYVICNAYDADPSSRISRTLLEQNPHQVIEGIALAAYAVGAQEAYLFTRSGYTQGIAAVQEALREALEGRTLGRDILGSDFTCSITLVAVDVGFMGGEETTLMEIIKGKRAMPQQRPPYPAVFGLWDKPTVINNLETLINVPLILQRGADEYRRLGTRQSPGTKLFTVYGPEPDTEGRLIEMPLGTTVRQALRHVGIALNERVARGVAVGGPEGGVLSASLFDTPLDFEDVEQVGAIIGSGTLELLSVNTCMVAWARERSKYLAGESCGKCVPCRLGMKRITGTLEGVISDLGTTDDLALLEEFARYVPDGSLCGFGVHAPNAVVTAMRYFGDDFRAHIEEHRCPTGVCTPLRIHRFVKKHVL; encoded by the coding sequence GTGCCTGAGCTAGAGTATCACCTGCTGCGCCAACCAGGCCCGCCTGCTGTGCGCACGCTCGAAGAATATCGCCGCGCTGGAGGGTATCAGGCGCTGGAGCGCGCTCTTCAGCAGTTATCTCCCGATCAGGTCATTGAGCAGATCAGGGCAAGTGGGCTGCGCGGGCGCGGCGGCGCGGGCGTGCCGGTGGCTGACAAATGGCTCATCGCTCATGACGAGGTCGAGGAGCCGAAATACGTCATTTGTAATGCCTACGACGCTGATCCTTCTTCACGCATCAGCCGCACGCTGCTTGAACAAAATCCGCATCAGGTGATTGAGGGTATCGCGCTGGCCGCCTACGCAGTGGGCGCTCAGGAAGCATACCTCTTCACGCGCAGCGGCTACACCCAGGGGATTGCTGCGGTGCAGGAAGCGTTACGCGAAGCCCTGGAGGGGCGCACGCTTGGCCGCGACATCCTGGGCAGCGACTTTACCTGCTCGATCACGCTCGTGGCGGTTGATGTTGGCTTTATGGGCGGCGAAGAAACGACTCTGATGGAAATCATCAAGGGCAAGCGCGCGATGCCGCAGCAGCGCCCGCCGTATCCCGCTGTCTTTGGCCTTTGGGATAAGCCAACGGTTATCAATAATCTGGAGACGCTGATCAATGTGCCGCTGATTCTTCAGCGCGGCGCGGATGAATATCGTCGCCTGGGGACACGGCAAAGTCCAGGCACGAAGCTCTTCACGGTGTATGGGCCAGAGCCAGACACAGAGGGGCGTTTGATTGAGATGCCGCTGGGTACGACGGTGCGCCAGGCGCTGCGTCATGTGGGCATTGCCCTGAATGAGCGCGTGGCGCGCGGCGTGGCGGTGGGTGGCCCCGAAGGAGGCGTCTTGTCAGCGAGCCTTTTCGATACGCCGCTCGATTTTGAGGACGTGGAGCAGGTAGGCGCCATTATTGGTTCGGGGACTCTCGAACTCTTGTCAGTGAATACCTGTATGGTTGCCTGGGCGCGAGAGCGCAGCAAATATCTGGCTGGTGAATCGTGTGGGAAATGCGTCCCCTGCCGACTGGGCATGAAGCGCATTACCGGCACGCTGGAAGGGGTCATCAGTGACCTTGGGACGACAGATGACCTGGCGCTGCTGGAAGAGTTTGCGCGCTATGTACCCGATGGCTCACTCTGCGGCTTTGGCGTTCACGCGCCCAATGCCGTGGTGACGGCGATGCGCTATTTTGGCGATGATTTCCGGGCGCATATCGAGGAGCATCGCTGCCCGACCGGCGTCTGTACGCCGCTGCGCATCCATCGGTTTGTCAAAAAGCATGTCCTATAA
- a CDS encoding cobalamin-independent methionine synthase II family protein — MTYRSEVVGSLLRPTYLAEARKQLEAGQLEAAAFKAIEDRAVNEAIALQEAAGIDIITDGELRRYAFYGHLIDSLTGFDKFGGWAIPFRDETGEELVLKRPVVAERLQWKRSMCSEEWVYLRSRTSRPGKVTMISAQQAAAYYDPEKSKSAYPTRDAYLSDIVDFTRREVEELIRLGCSYIQIDAPQYAALLDSKMRDGYRQRGNDPDKMIDVCIEMDNAIIDGHPGVTFGIHICRGNNQSRFYASGDYEPISRIFAQTHFQRFLLEYDDDRSGGFEPLRHVPEDRHVVLGLVTTKKPRLETADELRRRIEEAAHIIPLERLALSPQCGFASTMEGNHISPDDQRRKLEIVASVAREVWGASA, encoded by the coding sequence ATGACCTATCGCAGCGAAGTGGTGGGCAGCCTGCTCAGGCCCACCTATCTGGCAGAGGCGAGGAAACAGCTTGAAGCTGGGCAGCTTGAGGCCGCCGCCTTCAAGGCCATCGAAGATCGGGCAGTGAACGAAGCCATCGCCCTTCAGGAAGCGGCTGGCATTGACATCATCACCGATGGCGAACTGCGCCGCTACGCTTTCTACGGACACCTGATTGATTCTCTTACCGGCTTCGATAAGTTTGGCGGCTGGGCCATTCCGTTCCGAGATGAGACCGGCGAAGAACTGGTTCTCAAGCGCCCGGTAGTGGCGGAACGGCTCCAATGGAAACGCAGCATGTGTTCCGAGGAGTGGGTCTACCTGCGCTCGCGTACCTCGCGCCCTGGCAAAGTGACCATGATTAGCGCCCAGCAGGCCGCCGCTTACTACGATCCTGAGAAGTCGAAATCAGCGTATCCAACCCGCGACGCCTACCTGTCCGATATTGTTGATTTCACGCGCCGGGAGGTCGAGGAACTGATTCGCCTGGGCTGCTCCTACATCCAGATCGACGCCCCCCAGTATGCCGCGCTGCTCGACTCCAAGATGCGCGACGGCTATCGCCAGCGCGGAAACGACCCCGACAAAATGATTGACGTGTGTATCGAAATGGACAACGCGATCATTGATGGGCATCCTGGCGTGACCTTCGGCATCCATATCTGTCGCGGGAACAACCAGAGCAGATTCTACGCCAGCGGAGATTACGAACCTATCTCGCGCATCTTTGCCCAGACCCATTTCCAGCGCTTCCTGCTCGAATATGACGATGACCGCTCAGGAGGGTTTGAGCCGCTGCGGCATGTGCCAGAGGATCGCCACGTGGTCCTGGGTCTGGTCACAACCAAGAAGCCACGACTGGAAACCGCCGATGAACTGCGCCGCCGCATTGAGGAAGCGGCGCACATTATCCCGCTGGAGCGGCTGGCGCTCAGCCCGCAGTGCGGCTTCGCCTCCACGATGGAAGGCAACCATATTTCACCTGATGATCAGCGCCGCAAGCTTGAAATTGTGGCAAGCGTGGCGCGCGAGGTCTGGGGCGCTTCGGCGTAA
- the pcaD gene encoding 3-oxoadipate enol-lactonase: MNSFVANGVRLAYRIDGPDDAPALVMLNSLGTDLRMWNPQAAMLSRNLRIIRYDCRGHGASDAPAGPYTIEQFGLDLLTLLDTLQIERAHLCGLSLGGLIALWFAAHYPGRVARAVFANTAARIGTVEGWNTRIAQVSEGGMGAVRDMVLARFLSEQFRQQHPEIVQQFSETLDAIDPQGYKGACAALREADLREKLAAVRAPSLIIAGELDEATPPSQARELHAAIAGSELSILREAAHLSNVEQPEAFSKAVSAFLVHS, encoded by the coding sequence ATGAACTCCTTTGTCGCCAACGGGGTACGCCTCGCGTACCGCATTGACGGGCCAGACGATGCCCCGGCGCTCGTGATGCTCAACTCACTTGGGACCGATCTGCGCATGTGGAACCCCCAGGCAGCGATGCTCAGCCGCAACCTGCGCATCATTCGCTACGACTGCCGGGGTCACGGCGCTTCCGATGCGCCTGCGGGGCCATATACTATCGAGCAGTTTGGACTCGATCTCCTCACGCTTCTGGACACATTACAGATTGAGCGGGCGCATCTCTGCGGTCTTTCGCTCGGTGGTCTGATCGCCTTGTGGTTCGCGGCGCATTATCCGGGGCGAGTTGCTCGCGCGGTCTTCGCCAACACCGCCGCGCGGATCGGCACAGTGGAAGGTTGGAATACACGCATCGCTCAGGTAAGCGAGGGAGGCATGGGCGCTGTACGGGACATGGTTCTCGCGCGCTTTCTCAGTGAGCAATTCCGCCAGCAGCACCCTGAGATAGTGCAACAGTTCAGCGAGACGCTCGATGCGATAGACCCCCAGGGATACAAGGGAGCCTGCGCAGCCCTCCGCGAAGCAGACCTGCGAGAAAAGCTGGCCGCCGTCCGCGCCCCATCACTCATCATCGCTGGCGAACTAGACGAGGCCACGCCACCATCGCAAGCGCGAGAACTTCACGCGGCCATCGCGGGAAGTGAACTCTCGATTCTCCGCGAGGCCGCGCACCTGTCGAACGTGGAACAGCCCGAAGCATTCAGCAAAGCGGTCAGCGCCTTTCTTGTTCACTCTTGA
- the lexA gene encoding transcriptional repressor LexA: protein MDDMSAKQRAIYSFIQEYIQEHGRPPTNREIGGAVGIESTGHVDYHLGVLEKKGFIKREGHTSRGIRLTQQGLEVKGRIAAGQPLEIYDVPDQHVDLTRQAYNGRKYLLEVRGKSMIEDCIDDGDYVLIDQEAAIEPGDVIVACNNSADSSERGAATLKRFFKEKNRIELRPANSQMNSIFVDATEWERDWQIQGKVRAVYRLFERPRR from the coding sequence ATGGATGACATGAGCGCGAAGCAGCGGGCGATCTATAGCTTCATTCAGGAGTATATCCAGGAGCATGGGCGCCCCCCCACCAATCGAGAGATTGGCGGAGCGGTGGGCATCGAGTCCACCGGACATGTGGATTACCATTTAGGCGTGCTGGAGAAGAAGGGCTTTATCAAGCGTGAAGGCCATACCAGCCGTGGCATTCGCCTGACTCAGCAAGGGCTGGAGGTGAAAGGGCGCATTGCTGCTGGTCAGCCGCTCGAAATCTACGATGTTCCCGACCAGCACGTTGATCTGACCCGGCAGGCGTATAACGGAAGGAAGTACCTGCTGGAAGTCAGAGGCAAGTCAATGATCGAGGACTGCATTGATGATGGCGATTATGTCCTCATCGATCAGGAGGCGGCTATTGAGCCAGGCGATGTGATTGTGGCCTGCAACAATTCAGCTGATTCCAGCGAGCGCGGTGCGGCCACGCTCAAGCGCTTCTTTAAGGAGAAGAACCGGATCGAGCTGCGTCCGGCCAATTCGCAGATGAACTCTATTTTTGTGGATGCGACGGAGTGGGAGCGCGACTGGCAGATTCAAGGGAAGGTGCGCGCTGTCTATCGCCTGTTTGAGCGCCCTCGGCGCTAG
- a CDS encoding flavin reductase family protein gives MDEAVKKQVLRLFTYGLYAVSVADNGEVNAFTANWLSQASFDPPMLMVSVENDSKSLGMIQRSQHFAVNIYESGQRDLAGALGKTAFKVPDKLKGLAYDLSATGCPLLHDALGWVECRVTASAPAGDSTIIVGEVIDVGMQREGEALTMKAAGYRHAG, from the coding sequence ATGGATGAAGCTGTCAAGAAACAGGTGCTGCGCCTGTTTACCTATGGGCTGTATGCCGTCTCTGTCGCCGATAACGGCGAGGTAAACGCCTTCACCGCCAACTGGCTTTCACAGGCATCCTTCGACCCACCTATGCTCATGGTTTCGGTGGAGAATGATTCCAAATCGCTTGGCATGATTCAGCGTTCGCAGCATTTTGCCGTCAACATCTATGAAAGCGGGCAGCGCGATCTTGCTGGGGCGCTGGGCAAGACCGCCTTCAAAGTCCCCGATAAGCTGAAGGGACTGGCCTATGATCTGAGCGCAACCGGCTGTCCTTTGCTCCATGATGCCCTGGGCTGGGTGGAATGCCGTGTGACCGCCAGCGCGCCTGCGGGCGACTCAACCATCATTGTCGGTGAAGTCATTGATGTAGGCATGCAGCGCGAAGGCGAAGCCCTGACTATGAAAGCAGCCGGGTATCGGCACGCAGGATAG
- a CDS encoding 4-coumarate--CoA ligase family protein, translated as MIFRSPFPDVTIPEVPFASFVLRHAERLAEKPALIDGVTGQTYTYGQINDAVRHVAAGLAQRGFRQGDVLALYSPNLLEYPIAFLAAALLGGATTTINPLYTVDELTFQLNAAQAKYLITVPSSLEKALAGQQRSGVQDVMVFGEAPGVTSFAALLESHGAVPRVEVNLRDDVVALPYSSGTTGLSKGVMLTHRNLVANICQFTPMGMITEGDTAIGVLPFYHIYGLSVILSLGLATGATIVALPRFDFPQFLQTMQDHRVTVSYMAPPIMLAMAKQPIVDNYDLSHLRVMVTAAAPLGKEIQETCEQRLRCLVVQAWGLTETSPGATLHPLDPSNARVGSVGICMPNTECKVVDIATGAELGPRQEGEICARGPQVMKGYLNNAAATASMLDADGWLHTGDIGYADEDGYFYIVDRLKELIKYKGFQVAPAELEAVLLTHSAIADAAVIPSADEEAGEVPKAFVVLKPDAALTADEIMAYVAERVAPHKKIRRLDFIEQIPKSPSGKILRRVLIEQERARQ; from the coding sequence ATGATCTTCCGCAGTCCGTTCCCCGATGTCACCATCCCCGAAGTCCCCTTTGCATCCTTTGTGCTGCGCCATGCCGAGCGCCTGGCTGAGAAACCGGCTCTCATTGATGGCGTCACAGGCCAGACCTATACCTATGGGCAGATCAACGACGCTGTGAGGCATGTCGCGGCAGGGTTGGCCCAGCGGGGCTTTCGTCAGGGCGACGTGTTGGCCCTTTACAGCCCGAACCTGCTGGAATACCCTATCGCTTTTCTGGCCGCTGCCCTGTTGGGCGGCGCAACCACCACCATTAACCCGCTCTATACCGTTGATGAACTGACTTTCCAGTTGAACGCTGCCCAGGCGAAATACCTCATCACCGTTCCCTCCTCCCTGGAGAAAGCCCTGGCGGGCCAGCAACGCTCCGGCGTGCAGGACGTGATGGTTTTTGGCGAAGCGCCCGGCGTTACCTCATTTGCGGCGCTGCTGGAGAGTCATGGCGCCGTACCGCGGGTCGAGGTGAACCTGCGCGATGATGTGGTCGCGCTGCCCTACTCCAGCGGCACGACGGGTCTATCGAAAGGGGTCATGCTGACCCACCGTAACCTGGTGGCGAACATCTGCCAGTTCACCCCGATGGGCATGATTACCGAAGGCGATACAGCTATTGGAGTGCTGCCCTTCTACCATATCTACGGCCTCTCGGTGATTTTGAGCCTCGGCCTGGCAACCGGAGCAACCATCGTCGCCCTGCCGCGCTTCGATTTCCCCCAGTTCTTACAGACGATGCAAGACCATCGCGTCACAGTGAGCTATATGGCCCCGCCGATTATGCTGGCGATGGCAAAGCAGCCCATCGTTGATAACTACGACCTCTCCCATTTGCGCGTGATGGTCACTGCCGCCGCGCCGCTGGGCAAAGAAATACAAGAAACGTGCGAGCAGCGCCTGCGCTGCCTGGTCGTGCAGGCGTGGGGCTTAACCGAAACCAGCCCTGGCGCAACGCTCCACCCCCTGGACCCCTCCAACGCCAGAGTCGGGTCGGTTGGCATCTGCATGCCCAATACCGAGTGCAAAGTGGTGGATATTGCGACTGGCGCTGAGTTGGGGCCACGCCAGGAGGGCGAGATTTGCGCGCGCGGCCCGCAGGTAATGAAAGGCTATCTCAACAATGCTGCTGCCACTGCCAGCATGCTTGACGCGGATGGCTGGCTGCATACCGGCGATATTGGCTATGCTGACGAAGACGGCTATTTTTATATCGTTGATCGCTTGAAAGAACTGATCAAGTATAAAGGCTTTCAGGTAGCTCCGGCGGAACTGGAGGCTGTCCTGCTGACGCACTCGGCCATTGCCGACGCTGCCGTAATCCCCAGCGCGGACGAGGAAGCGGGCGAGGTTCCCAAAGCCTTTGTGGTCCTCAAGCCCGACGCAGCCCTCACCGCCGACGAGATTATGGCCTACGTGGCCGAACGGGTCGCGCCGCATAAGAAAATCCGGCGGCTCGACTTCATCGAGCAAATCCCCAAATCGCCTTCCGGCAAGATTCTGCGCCGGGTTTTGATTGAACAGGAACGAGCCAGGCAATAG
- the pcaB gene encoding 3-carboxy-cis,cis-muconate cycloisomerase translates to MSEPIDLLLFSTPAMSAAFSSAAHLRGMLAFEAALARAEARAGVIPQEAAIVIAATCKEDRFDVGALYREAARAGTPAIPLVRMLTACIEGAAQKFVHWGATSQDVIDTALMLQMRDGLDLLVEGLLGVCSACATLAEQRRHTLMAGRTLLQQAIPITFGLKAARWLALAARQVQALREHRRSTLAVQLGGAAGTLAALGNHGPRVVELLAEELGLPAPDLPWHTERDRIAAIAATLGVIAGAMAKIAGDITLLAQTEVGEASEGAIPGKGVSSAMPQKHNPVDATGALASARLAVGVVPVILSAMAQEHERAAGGWQAEWAAIPDLFRFTAGAVERVRDALSGLLIDAERMQANLDLAGGLIMAEPLTMALASHLGRPEAQRLVKEACEQAVRSGASLRQAALAEPQIRAILPPEAIDRALDPTMYLGSADVFINRALESYRKMLSERGNI, encoded by the coding sequence ATGTCCGAGCCAATAGACCTGTTATTGTTTAGCACACCGGCCATGTCTGCCGCCTTCTCTTCTGCGGCGCACCTGCGGGGAATGCTCGCATTTGAGGCTGCGCTCGCTCGCGCGGAGGCTCGCGCGGGCGTCATTCCCCAGGAGGCGGCAATAGTCATCGCGGCCACCTGCAAAGAGGATCGGTTCGATGTCGGGGCGCTGTATCGCGAGGCAGCGCGGGCTGGCACACCAGCCATTCCCCTGGTACGCATGCTCACAGCCTGTATCGAAGGCGCCGCGCAGAAGTTCGTCCATTGGGGCGCAACGAGCCAGGACGTGATTGACACCGCGCTCATGCTTCAGATGCGAGACGGGCTTGATCTGCTCGTGGAAGGGCTGCTCGGCGTATGCTCAGCCTGCGCCACGCTCGCCGAGCAGCGCCGCCACACGCTGATGGCCGGGCGAACGCTGCTCCAGCAAGCAATACCCATCACCTTTGGCCTCAAGGCGGCGCGATGGCTGGCCCTGGCAGCGCGCCAGGTACAGGCGCTGCGTGAGCATCGGCGCTCTACACTGGCCGTACAGCTAGGGGGGGCCGCAGGGACACTTGCCGCCTTGGGGAATCATGGACCCAGGGTGGTAGAACTCCTTGCCGAAGAACTGGGCCTTCCAGCCCCGGACCTCCCCTGGCATACCGAGCGTGACCGCATCGCCGCAATTGCCGCAACGCTTGGCGTGATTGCCGGGGCAATGGCGAAGATAGCTGGCGATATAACCCTTCTCGCGCAAACCGAGGTCGGCGAAGCCTCGGAGGGCGCCATCCCTGGAAAGGGCGTCTCATCCGCTATGCCGCAGAAACACAATCCGGTTGATGCGACTGGCGCGCTCGCGTCGGCGCGCCTGGCGGTGGGAGTGGTGCCGGTGATCTTGTCCGCGATGGCCCAGGAACACGAACGCGCCGCAGGAGGATGGCAGGCGGAATGGGCTGCTATCCCTGATCTATTCCGCTTCACCGCTGGCGCAGTCGAGCGGGTTCGGGATGCGTTGAGCGGCCTCCTGATTGATGCAGAGCGTATGCAGGCGAACCTCGACCTGGCTGGGGGACTGATTATGGCCGAGCCGCTGACGATGGCGCTCGCTTCACACCTGGGCAGACCAGAGGCTCAGCGTCTTGTTAAAGAAGCCTGTGAGCAGGCTGTGAGATCAGGTGCGAGCCTGCGGCAAGCGGCTCTGGCGGAGCCACAGATTCGGGCCATCCTTCCCCCTGAAGCGATTGATCGGGCGCTCGACCCCACCATGTATCTGGGCAGCGCGGACGTATTTATCAACCGCGCCCTCGAATCCTACCGTAAGATGCTCTCTGAGCGAGGTAATATATGA
- the pcaC gene encoding 4-carboxymuconolactone decarboxylase, giving the protein MTESRFDIGMQTRKEVLGSEYVERAQARMTEFDADFQRFITESAWGSVWARPDLDRRTRSLVTIAILAALGRDELVVHLRGSQNIGVDPREIAEVLLHVAVYAGVPAANAAFSLAKKELDQRARAAEEEDAPQARQEDV; this is encoded by the coding sequence ATGACGGAATCACGCTTCGATATTGGCATGCAGACGCGCAAGGAGGTACTTGGAAGCGAGTACGTCGAGCGAGCGCAGGCGCGCATGACCGAGTTTGACGCCGACTTTCAGCGTTTCATCACGGAGTCGGCCTGGGGGTCTGTCTGGGCGCGCCCGGACCTGGACCGAAGGACAAGAAGCCTGGTCACGATTGCGATTCTGGCGGCGCTGGGTCGTGACGAACTGGTAGTCCATCTGCGCGGCAGCCAGAATATCGGGGTTGATCCGCGCGAAATCGCGGAGGTACTCCTCCATGTAGCCGTCTACGCTGGGGTACCAGCGGCCAACGCCGCGTTCTCGCTGGCGAAGAAAGAATTAGACCAGCGCGCCCGCGCCGCAGAAGAGGAAGATGCGCCGCAAGCACGTCAGGAGGATGTATGA
- the nuoB gene encoding NADH-quinone oxidoreductase subunit NuoB produces the protein MSTDIKSRKGQPLPIMQARGPAEYVPGDQELPVAITSLREMITWAQNWARSRSIWPLGYGLACCAIEMMAAAQAHYDLSRFGSEVFRSSPRQADLMIVAGTVSNKMGPRLKRLWEQMPDPKWVLSMGQCANSGGEFYDSYYTVQGVDTIVPVDIYVPGCPPRPEALVEGILKLREKIEKQGLKLKGEE, from the coding sequence ATGAGCACTGACATCAAATCCCGTAAGGGGCAACCACTGCCTATCATGCAAGCCAGGGGACCGGCTGAATATGTCCCTGGCGATCAGGAATTGCCAGTAGCCATTACCAGCCTGCGCGAAATGATTACGTGGGCGCAGAACTGGGCGCGTTCGCGCTCGATCTGGCCGCTGGGCTATGGCCTGGCCTGCTGCGCTATCGAGATGATGGCGGCAGCCCAGGCGCATTATGATCTGTCGCGTTTCGGCTCAGAGGTCTTTCGCTCCAGCCCGCGTCAGGCCGATCTGATGATCGTGGCGGGTACTGTCTCGAACAAAATGGGGCCGCGCCTTAAACGCCTGTGGGAGCAGATGCCTGATCCCAAGTGGGTACTCAGCATGGGCCAGTGCGCCAACTCTGGCGGCGAGTTTTATGACTCCTACTATACCGTTCAGGGTGTGGATACCATTGTGCCGGTTGACATCTATGTTCCTGGCTGTCCACCCCGGCCAGAAGCGCTGGTCGAGGGCATCCTGAAACTGCGCGAGAAGATCGAAAAACAGGGACTCAAACTCAAGGGTGAAGAATAG
- the pcaG gene encoding protocatechuate 3,4-dioxygenase subunit alpha: MSTIPLTTSQTVGPFFSPALLREDARRHVLTRPETVGERIRIEGHVLDGDGAPVPDALVEIWQANAYGRYHHAADVGPAKLDPSFQGFGRSGTDEDGSYWFETVKPGPVLFNGHQQAPHICVTLFARGLLNHLMTRLYFEDEPANVGDPVLLCVPEERRATLLARREQNGAATIYHFDIIMQGTNETAFFNL, translated from the coding sequence ATGAGTACTATCCCCTTGACCACCTCGCAGACGGTGGGTCCATTCTTCTCACCTGCGCTCTTACGCGAAGACGCCCGACGCCACGTTCTGACCCGGCCTGAAACAGTTGGCGAGCGCATTCGTATCGAGGGGCATGTCCTTGACGGCGACGGAGCGCCCGTACCCGACGCGCTGGTCGAAATCTGGCAAGCGAATGCCTATGGTCGCTATCACCATGCGGCAGACGTAGGGCCAGCGAAGCTCGATCCGTCCTTTCAGGGGTTTGGCCGCTCCGGCACAGACGAAGACGGCAGCTATTGGTTCGAGACTGTCAAGCCAGGGCCGGTCCTCTTCAATGGACATCAGCAGGCTCCGCACATCTGCGTCACCCTCTTTGCTCGTGGCCTGCTCAACCACCTGATGACCCGCCTGTACTTTGAGGATGAACCAGCGAATGTAGGCGACCCGGTATTGCTTTGCGTCCCCGAAGAGCGTCGGGCGACGCTGCTGGCACGTCGCGAGCAGAATGGCGCAGCGACCATCTACCATTTTGACATTATCATGCAAGGCACGAACGAAACTGCATTTTTCAATCTCTGA